The Penaeus chinensis breed Huanghai No. 1 chromosome 6, ASM1920278v2, whole genome shotgun sequence genomic interval AAGAAAATACTTTGGATCATGCATGTCAGTAAGTGTGTTTGAAACTAATATGCAATCAAACTTTCCAAATTTATATGATGGAATGCACATATCCTCATCCCAGAACTCAACTCTTTCTCTGTCAGCAGTATCTGAAACTCGAATGCCTTGGTTGGAAATGTGATTTCCCCCTTCTGTTGAAAATGGAGATGCAAATTCTGCAAACTGCTTGACCTGTTGTGCAACAGCAATCATATAATAGCTTACATCCGTTCCTACAACTTTTGTGAAGTAACTGGAAAGGTGAAAGGACGTTCCACCAGGCCCACAGCCAACATCAAGGATGCGACCTCTCGAAACCTTGTGCTTCTCACACATGTCACTACAAAACTTGGCCAAATGTGGGTGATATCTGTCAGCTTCTTCTGGAACAATGTCACTCAATTTTGGCAGGCTCTTTGATTTGCCATAGTG includes:
- the LOC125026337 gene encoding uncharacterized protein LOC125026337, with amino-acid sequence MEKAFVVSTTVAVVSSGLAAWAMYKWLDTRDTLLAHLDKYNDMKEVHRQLLHHYGKSKSLPKLSDIVPEEADRYHPHLAKFCSDMCEKHKVSRGRILDVGCGPGGTSFHLSSYFTKVVGTDVSYYMIAVAQQVKQFAEFASPFSTEGGNHISNQGIRVSDTADRERVEFWDEDMCIPSYKFGKFDCILVSNTLTDMHDPKYFLESIGDYAPTGALMIIADVYNWKNGPEEVLGGEGDRLTFFLLKKILSPSWSFEEEAEMMYFIPRCWRLAELGNAHVTVWKRKQDGIDE